One window of Diabrotica undecimpunctata isolate CICGRU chromosome 8, icDiaUnde3, whole genome shotgun sequence genomic DNA carries:
- the Vps29 gene encoding vacuolar protein sorting-associated protein 29 → MLVLVLGDLHIPHRCSSLPAKFKKLLVPGRIQHILCTGNLCTKESYDYLKTLASDVHVVRGDFDDNLNYPEQKVVTVGQFRIGLSHGHQVVPWGDPESIALIQRQLDVDILISGHTHKFEAYEHENKFYINPGSATGAYNALETSITPSFVLMDIQNTTVVTYVYQLVGEDVKVERIEYKKN, encoded by the exons ATG CTTGTTTTAGTACTAGGTGATCTTCATATACCACATAGATGTAGTAGTTTACCTGCGAAATTCAAAAAGTTGCTGGTGCCCGGTCGAATACAGCACATTTTATGTACTGGCAATTTGTGTACGAAAGAATCCTACGATTATTTAAAAACCTTAGCCAGTGATGTTCATGTAGTGCGAGGTGATTTTGATGAT aaTTTGAATTACCCAGAACAAAAAGTAGTCACAGTAGGCCAGTTTAGGATAGGACTATCCCATGGTCATCAAGTAGTGCCTTGGGGAGATCCAGAATCAATTGCATTAATCCAAAGACAGTTGGATGTTGATATATTAATATCTGGTCATACACATAAGTTTGAAGCATATGAACATGAAAACAAATTTTATATCAACCCTGGTTCAGCAACAGGAGCTTACAATGCATTAGAAAC GTCAATAACTCCATCGTTTGTATTAATGGACATTCAGAATACAACAGTTGTCACATATGTATACCAATTAGTTGGTGAAGATGTTAAAGTTGAGAGGATTGAATATAagaaaaattaa